cctcctgcagcttcagGATGATTTTGTTGTACTTCTCTACCTCCATGTTGTAACGCATCTCGATGTCATGGAGGGTGGCCTCCAgggatgttttctgtcaagGGATGAAAGACTAATTTAATTACCCAACTCATTAACGCAGAAGAGAAATGACTTGATGACagatagatgagaagattgataccagtAAGTAgccatttagcttagcttaaacgTCCCTTGTTGTATGAAGTgacatttccatgttttctttgataataaagcaggtctaggcactttattaatactgtgaaagtatcaaagcgctcagcccacagagaaacacacacagcctgtattcagaaactgagccttaaaatgagccgtcaggtctcctgtaactttgtgatgtcacaacaaagcagctcTCAGGCATGCACCAAGCCTATCCCACCTgtacccaccatccaaccttgcagggtttggtttctctgagtgtttacctgaaatctgctacatttttattccatcactcagaaaacggtgagccaattagaagagaggctcagagcttcctctcttctgattggctcaccgacctgttgttactagagctccagagagaagcctgagagagaagatcTAAAACCACACTGGGATGGTTTctggtacttaaaaccacaactatATCTTGTTATCAATCaacacctcaaataaaacacagggaagtGTCAAATGAGACCTTTaacataaagacagaaataaataaagacagggAGACATGTAGCCTAGCTCTATTTgtaggtaacaaaatccactcACCTGTAAAATCCATGACCTTTTTACCTTTgaacagagctaggctagcaaAGCCAATGGCCTCCTGTTTGCATTAAAATGGTGCTATGACCAGTTGTGACACTATGAGAGTTCAAGTTGCAGTATATATGTAAACTTACCAGACTAAGTGCAGACTGCAGTTCAATGTCCAGTCCCTGATACCTCCTCCTAGTTTCAGTCACTACACTCGTGGCCTCCTTCAGAGCTTCTGTGCTCTGAGTCACTTGGACCTGCACCTCTGTGATCTGGATACAGGATGAAACATAGAGAAGATACTCAACCAATACAGCTAGTCAACACAAACTGTGTGGAGCAAATATGCACTGACAAATTACCTGAGATTCATGCCATGCTTTGAGCTCCTCCTGATTCTTCAGTGCTATCTTCTCATAATTAGCCCTCATATCCTCCATGATCCGGGCCAGGTCTTGTCCTTTAGGAGCGTCGACGTCCACGCGGACGCCAGCTTGTGTGATCTGGGTATGCAATTCAGCAACATCCTGTTGAGGAGGAAATAGTCAGGGAGTGATTTTCAGAACAAGGTGAGTGGCGTTATCCTGTGCAAAGGTTAAGGAACAAATACATGGCAGAACTGTAGAACTATATGATCTAATTGTTCAGTTGGATTGGagcaaatacagtttttttttgttatgcgTGTAGTTTCTGTCTAATGTCACTCACAGTCTCATGATTCTTCTTCAGGTTGATCAGTTCTTCCTTTAGAGACTCAATGTCGCTCTCCAGGTGCAGACGAATGACATTGGTGTCATCCAGAATCTTCCTCAGTCTGTTAACGTCAGCCTCCACTGTTTGACGCATGGCCAGCTCATAATCCATCCTAATGACACATACTGTGTATCAGATATGCTCAAGGAGGATTGATTGAGAGTCAGTTGCAATTTGCATATAAAGCCAAACACTACTCACTTGACTCTGAAGTCTTCTGAGGCCAGACGCGCATTGTCTACAGCGATGGCAAGATGTGCGTTGTCCTTGGTCATGTCCAGTATCTGAAAGAGAGGGGATTTTCGGATTTTCAGcctgtgaaacacaaacaaactgcgAATACTATTGTTATTTTCCCACAGTCATTTTGATGGACAGCAAAGTATAATTTCCCCTTTGATAAATGGTGCAGGTGAAAGAACGACCCagataacacaaaataaatcataaaaagaacAAAGTAGTTTGTCTTTTTGATGCTATCTGTCACAGCCTGACATGGACATGGAGATAAGAGTCAGATTACAGATAATAAATGTTATGAGATGAGTCAGTCAGAGAGCTGCACGAACACTTTGAGTAATTTGACCTGCACCTCCAACATTATGTGACGTTTACAAGATAAGGAAAGTGGAAGATTGAGAACTTGGTCAATAAAACAGGCATTTTTGAGCATTAGCTTGTCATAGCTCCCACACCAAGAACTATAttagaaaaaaattatatgatAATATGACCACTAACCACTTCCTTTGCTTGGAGACCCTGCAATGTCTGTAAAACCAGAACATTGAAATGGACCCtcatttgtaactgcaattttctttgtgcatttctttttgcagttttgcatcATGTTGTGAAATATATGCTATAAACCAATGTCTTTGATCTGGATTGTTTTGCTTTCCATTAAGTAACCACACTAAACAAGACGAATACACTGTAAGTCTCATAAAAACTGATTGATTCATTGACTCACCTTGCCCCTCAGCTCTGCAATGATGGCGTTGTACTTGCTGTAGTCGCTCCCCTCCAAGGGGCCTTTCTTTTCGATGGCCTCTTGGATTTTGATCTCCAGCTTGCTGTTGGCCTTCTCCAGATTCCTGACCGTCTCCAGGTAGCTGGCCAGACGGTCGTTCAGGTGCTGCATGGTTACCTTCTCATTCCCGATGGCCATGTTTCCAGAAGTGGACCCAGAGGACAAGGTTTGGTAGTTGTACCCACCGCCGAAGCCACTGCCATAGTTCATGGAGATCGTGGCCCCATGGCCACCTGCTCCTCCGCTGACACTGTGGGCATAGCCCTGCCGCATATGAAGAGGTCCGGAAACGGGTGTCCTATAGGACTGCACACCAGCAATTTTAGAGCTCTGGCGTCTAATCAGGGGCTCCATTGCTAAAAGAAGTATGCTGATCAATCAGAGGAGAGGTACGTCCTGGCACGCTGAGAGTGGAGGACTGAGGAGACCTGAGGTCTTATATATCATTGTGAAAGCAATATTCCCTTCTGCCACTCCTCTCCTAtctatattacatttttacctTTAGCCTTCCTGCTTAGACTTTGTCCCCCCAACACACATTGTGACTCAATTTGTCAAAGGCAAAAAGGAATGCCGACATTTTCATATCGATTGTGTGTTGTGAATAAATTGTATCTATGGTAACTGTGATGCCATAGAACCAGTGTTTAAACTATTGAAGACACTTCGGTGAATCACATTATTCCATTGGTTGACACGTTCAGTCATTGCACTGAACATGGCCATTTAGTCAATATGTACACTccatatttgtggttttaagaaccaaaaaccatcttaatGTAGTTATACATCTTCTCTCTGAGGTTTCGCTCTGGAGCCAAcgagctctgagcctctcttctgattggctgttttctgagtgatcaaaaaaatatagcagatttcaggtaaatactcagagaaatcaaatcctgcaaggttggatggtgggtccaggtgggctgggcCTGGAGCATGGCTTAGAGTGGTGACTGCTAtaatgtgacatcacaaagttacagaagtcccgacggctcattttaaggctcagtttctgaatacaggctgtgtgcatttctctgtggactgagctctactttcacagtattaatatagaacctagacctgctttataatcaaaaaagacatggaaatctcacttcatacaatatgggacctttaacccacagttgaaaatagtccccaacaaatacacTATTTCCTCATGTTTAAGTAAAGGTAACAATGTTGTTGACGATTAGAAGCAGCTAAGATTACAGCAGCCTGATCCATTAACTGTGTGTTCAGACCAATAATGTGAGGGGTTATGCTGGTGGGGGGCATGTTGCTTCAGATACCTGGGAGACTCAGCGGTTTCTAATGAGGAACAAGTTTACAACTTTTGTATCTTATCATAGCAACAATCAGTTTATCCTCCATCACAACAGTAACGAGGGTAAACAGTAAACTCTGGTAAACTCCACCTGGAGTGTGCACTCACATATAATTGATTgaaaatgttatatatgtaCCTGTATTGAATTTTCCaaatatatatgtacaaatgaaataaaaacgtGTAGCCGAGGCTGGCTGGCGTTGGGAAAGGAACAACTAGAAACTCTAGAAAATATTTCTCAAATAACTAGAGTGGCCGAGGGCAAGTCTACCGCTAAGTGGACGGAACAATCTGGCGATGAGTGGAGGGGTGGCCAGGATTTTTGATCAGGTTGCTTGAGGAGTTGATGTGTAGCAGGTGTGGAATGATGTCACGAGCCAGGAGAGAGAAGCCACGCCCCCACAtatattcacaaacacacacacacacacacacacacacacacacatacacacacacacacacagacaagaggggagggggagacacAAGGGAAAACAAGtaaacacaagagaaaaaactATATAGAGTTGTGGCAGAGACGTAATACCATGGgcatttcatatatgttataaacataTATCCAgagtatgtatatatgtgatataaGTGGATTGACTGAACTGAATGAGGGggcatgttgttttcacagtgAGGTATGAACATAGCTTTAAAAACATAGCTAAATGTAGTTTTTGGAGCTGTATTGATTATAATATCAGCAGAGCACCAGTGGAAGTAGAAAGGAAGAGTAGGGAGCTAAATTATTAAGCAATGCATTAAGAATAAAGGATCTAAATCAAATTATATATGAACTCTGAAGCTTAATCTGCAGGTTAGATCTTCCTATTTATAGTTTGACAAGAGTTCAGTGGCTGCCTAGGGTTTTATTCTAAAGAATTCATTGATTGCTATTGTGAGTGAAAGCAGTGACTATTCCTTTGTCACCATCtgcttgattgattgattgattcattatGTTCATCAAGTTATGGTAATATGAGCTGATATATTTGACATGAATGATGTGTAGTTTTAGACAAACACCATGTTGACACCAAGAAAATTTCCTCAAATGGACtttattgaaatgtttgaaCATGACAGCACAACAGGGCAGACTTAACtggacagaaagaaaaccaaagatgatgaagtataaaaaaaaaatgttttgcatttaattaagactctttatttattactttGAAATATTCAATGTCTTGTATCTGTTTTTCTCTAAAAAAGCTTGGAGTTCTCCAATTGTGAATTCTGAACATCTGCCGgtcaatacaaaaacacataaataacaccatgatgaaataaataaaagatgatttAGTTTTCCTCTGATCCAGTTTTTATTATCAGCCTGTGGAAGAGCTGTATACCCAGGAAGTCAAACTAATGGCAGCGACAGCTCAGAGGGGGTTAGTGCTGTACGACTAAGAGCTCAGAAAAACCCATTGGAAATAAAATTTTGGCCAATCGTTTGTTAGTGTTATGATGCAGGGAAAGTGATGGTTGGGAGGTGGCAGGTGGTTGCTTCTGGTGTTCAAAGGTCCTTGGTTTTTGTGCTGGAGGAAACCACCTTTCCATCCACCAGGGTCTGTGTGACAGTCATCACTTTGGTCTTCACTGTTTTCTGGTCTTCCAAAGCGTCCTGGAgcctgaaggaaaaaaaaagagaaaaaatacagaacacTTTAATCGTCACATCGTTTCTACTGtcagatttttaaatgattggTTGGTTATGCACCAAAAAGTGAAATGCAGAGTAATGAATCTACGCACTTGAAGTCTCCGCCGTCCAGGAGCTGTCTGTATGTTGCAATCTCGGCCTCCAGCTTCATCTTCATGTTGAGCAGGGCTTCGTACTCCTGCGACTGCAGCTGGATGTTGTTACGCAGCTGTGTGAGCTCCGCCTCCAGACTCAGGATGACGGTGTTGAGAGACTCGATCTCCATGTTGTAACGCATCTCCGTGTCCCTCAGCGTGCCCTCCAGAGAGACTTTCTGTGAGTGCGGGACAAGCAAAGGGCGAAAGCggggaaaaggaagaaaaaaataagacgGGTTAAAATTTTACAGTGAACCTGTCTCGCTGATGACAGCTCCATAGCGACGGGTCACCAGAGTGTAAAGCTTGtgtcaacaaaataaatgtgagaGACTTGAAATGAAAGTGCTGAGTGGGGTGAAATGAAGTGTGTGCTGACAGAGTGCTTCTCACCAGGCTCCTCTGTGACTCCAGGTCGATCTCCAGGGTTTGGATCTGTCTGCGCAGGTCATTCACCTCTGTCTGGGCGCCCTTCAGGGCCTCTGTGTTCTGGCTGACCTGGGTCTGCACTTCTGTTATCTGCGATTAAAAGATTAAAGTTTTATCTTTCACACCTGCTCGAGAAGGACTTCTTTGTTTGTTGATGacttgatttctttttaatcatttaCCTGAGTTTCGTGCCATGCTTTCAGTTCTTCCTGGTTCTTCAGTGCCATCTTCTCATACTTGGCCCTGATTTCTGCCATGATCTGAGCCAGGTCCTGTCCCTTGGGAGCGTCAACATCCACGTGGACTCCTGACTGGGCAATCTGGTTACGCAGCTCCATTACTTCCTAAATAAACAAGAATGGATAGAGGAATTAGAAGCTGTGACTCCTGGCCTTTTCCAAGCATAAGCCCATGTTATGGTCAGGTAAATATACAGGGAGTAAATCTAAACCTGCATCTAGGGCCTTAAACACTTCATCCAATATTTCCCCTCAGTAAACAAATGGTTGTGTTTTGGCTAAGGCACTTAAATGACAGTCATTTAAATTCTTTGGCATCGTCTCTGTTGCCAAATGTGGAGGGGAACCATTTTTACGATGAGGCTTCCCACAGTATTCACATACAGACATTTCAGATTTCTTAACAAACATCCCTCTTTCCACTCAAGCTTGTTTTCCAGAACGCCTCCCTGCAGCCTGTCAGGATGTGTCGGCTGCAGTCGTGGCATAGTGTGCGACCTATATATGTGTGACTTAAACACACATGGTGATAATGTTTGTTTGAAGAGATT
The genomic region above belongs to Seriola aureovittata isolate HTS-2021-v1 ecotype China chromosome 9, ASM2101889v1, whole genome shotgun sequence and contains:
- the LOC130174960 gene encoding keratin, type I cytoskeletal 18-like; amino-acid sequence: MEPLIRRQSSKIAGVQSYRTPVSGPLHMRQGYAHSVSGGAGGHGATISMNYGSGFGGGYNYQTLSSGSTSGNMAIGNEKVTMQHLNDRLASYLETVRNLEKANSKLEIKIQEAIEKKGPLEGSDYSKYNAIIAELRGKILDMTKDNAHLAIAVDNARLASEDFRVKMDYELAMRQTVEADVNRLRKILDDTNVIRLHLESDIESLKEELINLKKNHETDVAELHTQITQAGVRVDVDAPKGQDLARIMEDMRANYEKIALKNQEELKAWHESQITEVQVQVTQSTEALKEATSVVTETRRRYQGLDIELQSALSLKTSLEATLHDIEMRYNMEVEKYNKIILKLQEELTEIRNSIQHNTSEYEQLLNIKVKLEAEIAEYRRLLDGGADFKLEDAIDQRKVSTQVVTVTQTLVDGKVVSESKNVKSSENAAVH